A window of Verrucomicrobiota bacterium JB022 contains these coding sequences:
- a CDS encoding cbb3-type cytochrome c oxidase N-terminal domain-containing protein — MSSAQPIQDPNEPPKRPHVYDGIEEYDNRLPNWWLWTFYLAIIFATLYWFTWYNTRTGATDAARIDAEIAKIQEAQLAAMSEINSETLWQMSQNTGFVAKGEEIFMQNCASCHKADLTGDIGLNLVDHEWKWGNTPMSVFQVVSEGSPQVPNPGMQSWKNQLGPQGISQVVAFVLSHHTPEEMASAATLNPPVAQ, encoded by the coding sequence ATGAGTTCCGCCCAACCCATCCAAGATCCCAACGAGCCGCCGAAGCGCCCGCACGTCTACGACGGCATCGAGGAGTACGACAACCGCCTGCCCAACTGGTGGTTGTGGACCTTCTACCTGGCGATCATCTTCGCCACGCTCTACTGGTTCACCTGGTACAACACCCGCACCGGAGCGACCGACGCCGCGCGGATCGACGCCGAGATCGCCAAGATCCAGGAGGCCCAACTCGCCGCCATGAGCGAGATCAACAGCGAGACGCTCTGGCAGATGAGCCAGAACACTGGTTTTGTGGCCAAGGGCGAAGAGATCTTCATGCAAAACTGCGCCAGCTGCCACAAGGCCGACCTTACGGGCGACATCGGCCTCAACCTCGTCGACCACGAGTGGAAGTGGGGCAACACCCCGATGAGCGTCTTCCAGGTCGTGAGCGAAGGCTCCCCGCAGGTGCCCAACCCGGGCATGCAAAGCTGGAAGAATCAGCTGGGCCCGCAAGGCATCAGCCAAGTGGTCGCCTTTGTGCTCAGCCACCACACGCCGGAGGAGATGGCCAG
- the ccoN gene encoding cytochrome-c oxidase, cbb3-type subunit I: MNHGNSPTTTIEYNDRAVRYFMLAGVIWGLVGMSAGLFAAFQLNFPQLNFGLSWISFGRLRPLHTNGAIFAFVGNMMFAGIYHSTQRLCKARLASRALTWFHFWGWQAVILAAAVTLLAGFTQGKEYAELIWPIDILVTLTWVAFAINFFWTLAKRNEPTLYVAIWFYIATIITVALLYVVNNLQLPTSLTHSYTIYGGVKDALVQWWYGHNAVAFFLTTPILGIMYYYLPKAANRPVYSYRLSIVHFWALVFIYIWAGPHHLLNTALPHWLQALGMIFSLMLWAPSWGGMLNGLLTLRGAWNQLRRDPVLKFFAAGVTFYGMATFEGPLMSVRAVNYLSHYTDWTIGHVHGGTLGWNGLMAAGMFYFLAPRLWKAKLWSPSLANTHFWLAFIGILLYVGAMWTSGITQGLHLNAVSDDGLSLKYQFLETVQTIRPLMLFRAIGGTFYLLGWVLLMVNIFMTIRGAEPVNGTVDVPAHDVEETRKLEGSMGWLGTIFNWPFIYSVFFILGLMSWIVGQGLGDAGDIIQMLGIGILAATSLTCIVHFQATGRRWGEWYEKLIGNWIPFTVLTFLAVFIGGAIQIIPTLAVQRVKNLEDRVQVPYTPLELAGRDIYVSEGCYNCHSQMIRTIVPDVRRYGDYSRLGESIYDHPFQWGSKRTGPDLAREGGVRGDVWHYDHMRNPEDISAGSIMPPYPWLLEQNADYAAIPAKLRALRVLGVPYPEMSDEAVQAAIDEQAQGIVEGLQAEYRSTDKDKKIVALIAYLQKLGTYEDIHAAQARIDAAGTAQE; this comes from the coding sequence ATGAATCACGGCAACTCACCTACAACGACGATCGAATACAACGACCGCGCGGTCCGCTATTTCATGCTGGCGGGCGTTATCTGGGGTCTTGTCGGCATGAGCGCGGGCCTCTTTGCGGCCTTCCAGCTCAACTTCCCACAGCTCAACTTCGGGCTGTCGTGGATCAGCTTCGGCCGCCTGCGCCCGCTGCATACCAACGGCGCGATTTTCGCTTTTGTGGGCAACATGATGTTTGCCGGCATTTACCACAGCACCCAGCGCCTCTGTAAGGCACGCCTCGCGAGTCGCGCGCTCACCTGGTTCCACTTCTGGGGCTGGCAGGCGGTGATCCTCGCGGCAGCCGTGACGCTGCTGGCCGGCTTTACGCAGGGCAAGGAATACGCGGAGCTGATCTGGCCCATCGACATCCTGGTGACGCTCACCTGGGTGGCCTTCGCCATCAATTTTTTCTGGACGCTGGCCAAGCGCAACGAGCCGACGCTCTACGTGGCGATCTGGTTCTACATCGCGACGATCATCACCGTGGCGCTGCTCTACGTGGTGAACAACCTGCAGCTGCCGACCAGCCTCACCCATAGCTACACGATCTACGGGGGCGTAAAAGACGCCCTGGTGCAGTGGTGGTATGGCCACAACGCCGTGGCCTTCTTCCTGACGACGCCGATCCTGGGCATCATGTATTACTACCTGCCCAAGGCCGCGAATCGCCCCGTCTACAGCTACCGGCTGTCGATCGTGCACTTCTGGGCGCTCGTATTTATCTACATCTGGGCGGGCCCCCACCACTTGCTCAACACCGCCCTGCCCCACTGGCTGCAGGCGCTGGGCATGATCTTTTCCCTCATGCTGTGGGCGCCCTCCTGGGGCGGCATGCTCAACGGCCTCCTCACCCTGCGCGGTGCGTGGAACCAGCTGCGCCGCGACCCGGTGCTGAAGTTCTTCGCCGCAGGCGTCACTTTCTACGGTATGGCCACCTTTGAGGGCCCGCTGATGTCCGTCCGCGCGGTCAACTACCTCAGCCACTATACCGACTGGACGATCGGCCACGTGCACGGCGGCACCTTGGGCTGGAACGGCCTGATGGCAGCCGGCATGTTCTACTTCCTGGCCCCGCGCCTCTGGAAGGCCAAGCTCTGGAGCCCCAGCCTCGCCAACACCCACTTCTGGTTGGCCTTCATCGGCATCCTGCTCTACGTCGGCGCGATGTGGACCAGCGGGATCACCCAGGGCCTGCACCTCAACGCGGTTTCCGACGACGGTCTTTCGCTGAAGTATCAGTTCCTCGAAACCGTACAGACGATCCGCCCGCTGATGCTCTTCCGCGCCATTGGGGGCACCTTCTACCTGCTCGGCTGGGTGCTGCTGATGGTCAACATCTTCATGACCATCCGCGGCGCGGAGCCGGTCAACGGCACGGTCGATGTGCCCGCCCACGACGTCGAAGAGACGCGCAAGCTCGAAGGCAGCATGGGCTGGCTGGGCACCATCTTCAACTGGCCCTTTATCTACAGCGTGTTCTTCATCCTGGGCCTGATGTCCTGGATCGTGGGTCAAGGCCTCGGCGACGCGGGCGACATCATCCAGATGCTCGGCATCGGCATTCTCGCCGCCACTTCGCTGACCTGTATCGTACACTTCCAGGCCACCGGCCGCCGCTGGGGCGAATGGTACGAGAAGCTGATCGGCAACTGGATCCCCTTCACCGTGCTGACGTTCCTCGCCGTGTTCATCGGCGGCGCCATCCAGATTATCCCGACGCTGGCCGTCCAGCGCGTGAAGAACCTCGAAGACCGCGTGCAGGTGCCCTACACGCCGCTTGAGTTGGCCGGCCGCGACATTTACGTCTCCGAAGGCTGCTACAACTGCCACAGCCAGATGATCCGCACCATCGTGCCGGACGTCCGCCGCTATGGCGACTACAGCCGCCTGGGCGAGTCGATCTACGACCACCCCTTCCAATGGGGCTCGAAGCGCACCGGCCCGGATCTCGCCCGCGAAGGCGGCGTGCGTGGCGACGTGTGGCACTACGACCACATGCGCAACCCCGAAGACATCAGCGCCGGCTCGATCATGCCGCCCTACCCGTGGCTGCTGGAGCAAAACGCCGACTACGCTGCCATCCCCGCCAAGCTGCGTGCCCTGCGCGTGCTCGGCGTCCCTTACCCGGAAATGAGCGACGAAGCCGTCCAGGCCGCAATTGACGAACAAGCCCAAGGCATCGTCGAAGGCCTGCAAGCCGAATACCGCTCGACGGACAAGGACAAGAAGATCGTCGCGCTGATCGCCTACCTGCAAAAGCTCGGCACCTACGAAGACATCCACGCCGCCCAGGCCCGCATCGACGCCGCCGGGACGGCCCAGGAGTAA
- a CDS encoding NADPH-dependent FMN reductase produces the protein MISIVAGTNRAGSTTLKLATFLAGLYRALGQEVVLLDLAELPLELLSPDSYRQKPASFVERFSEPLLESKGTHWVVPEYNGSFPGALKLLIDHLPYPDFYENRPAAFVGLSAGASGATRPIEHLQQVMAYRNGYAYNRRVFIPAAYQALEDGVPVEEDLRARLQRQVEGFIGFAQRVHAVTDAS, from the coding sequence ATGATTTCGATTGTTGCAGGCACCAACCGGGCCGGGAGCACTACCTTGAAGCTGGCGACGTTTCTCGCCGGGCTCTACCGTGCGTTGGGGCAGGAAGTCGTGCTGCTCGACCTGGCCGAACTGCCGCTGGAGCTGCTTTCGCCCGACTCCTACCGCCAGAAGCCGGCCAGCTTTGTCGAACGGTTCAGCGAGCCGTTGCTGGAGTCGAAGGGGACGCACTGGGTCGTGCCGGAATACAACGGCAGCTTTCCGGGCGCGCTGAAGCTGCTGATCGACCACTTGCCTTATCCCGACTTTTACGAAAATCGCCCGGCGGCCTTTGTGGGGCTCTCCGCCGGCGCCTCGGGTGCCACCCGGCCCATCGAGCACCTGCAGCAGGTAATGGCCTACCGTAACGGTTATGCCTACAACCGCCGCGTCTTCATCCCGGCCGCTTATCAGGCTCTGGAAGACGGGGTGCCGGTAGAGGAAGACCTGCGCGCGCGCCTGCAACGGCAGGTGGAGGGCTTCATCGGCTTCGCCCAGCGCGTGCACGCCGTGACGGACGCCTCTTAA
- a CDS encoding glycine zipper domain-containing protein — translation MKITLCTRRILPLALIALLLGGCSSANNNPNTTRGAGIGAASGALIGGIIGNNSGSGNSASGAAIGAGIGALFGGAVGQSQDAKNKAQAEEMARQREFNIEMARLQKEKEAQQREYERQMTIVQGQKVTDREVFEAEQAAREAEARVKQLEAERAAAIARQRSLEEARKRQEEAQRKAAEIEAELNGRSTTSTTGS, via the coding sequence ATGAAGATCACTCTTTGCACTCGCAGGATCCTGCCGCTCGCCTTGATCGCCCTCCTCCTCGGAGGCTGCTCCAGCGCCAACAACAACCCCAACACCACACGCGGGGCGGGGATTGGTGCGGCCAGCGGTGCTCTGATCGGCGGCATCATCGGCAACAACTCCGGCTCGGGCAACAGTGCCTCCGGGGCGGCCATCGGTGCCGGTATCGGTGCCCTGTTCGGTGGCGCCGTCGGCCAGTCGCAAGACGCCAAGAACAAGGCGCAGGCCGAAGAAATGGCCCGCCAGCGCGAATTTAACATCGAGATGGCTCGCCTGCAGAAGGAAAAGGAAGCCCAACAGCGCGAATACGAGCGCCAGATGACCATCGTCCAAGGCCAGAAGGTGACCGATCGTGAGGTGTTCGAGGCCGAGCAGGCTGCCCGCGAGGCCGAAGCCCGCGTGAAGCAGCTCGAAGCCGAGCGCGCCGCCGCCATCGCGCGCCAGCGCAGCCTGGAAGAAGCCCGCAAACGCCAGGAGGAAGCCCAGCGCAAGGCGGCCGAAATCGAAGCCGAGCTCAATGGCCGGTCGACCACGTCGACCACCGGTAGTTGA
- a CDS encoding NUDIX domain-containing protein produces the protein MAEEIFDVVDEQDEVIYQAPRKDVHARGLLHRAVHVLVFNAQGQIFLQQRARTKDTFPSRWDSSAAGHVASGDGYDLTAQRELEEELGVTAPPEAFEPLFYIRACRETGNEFVWVYRTRHEGPFHLQASEIEGGGWFAPEHVDGWIAERPDDHAPSFVLIWQQWRQAATPGV, from the coding sequence ATGGCCGAGGAGATCTTCGACGTTGTCGACGAACAGGACGAAGTGATTTATCAGGCCCCGCGCAAGGACGTCCATGCGCGGGGTCTTTTGCATCGCGCGGTGCACGTGCTCGTGTTCAACGCACAAGGGCAGATCTTTCTCCAGCAGCGCGCGCGCACCAAAGATACCTTCCCCTCTCGCTGGGACAGCTCGGCGGCCGGCCACGTCGCCTCTGGGGACGGTTACGACCTCACGGCCCAACGCGAGCTGGAGGAAGAGCTGGGCGTAACGGCCCCGCCGGAGGCCTTCGAGCCCCTCTTCTACATTCGGGCCTGCCGGGAGACCGGCAACGAATTCGTGTGGGTCTACCGTACCCGGCACGAAGGGCCCTTCCACCTGCAGGCGAGCGAGATCGAAGGCGGCGGCTGGTTTGCCCCGGAGCATGTAGACGGGTGGATCGCCGAGCGCCCAGACGACCACGCCCCGTCGTTCGTCCTCATCTGGCAGCAATGGCGACAGGCCGCGACTCCGGGCGTATGA